In the genome of Triticum urartu cultivar G1812 chromosome 5, Tu2.1, whole genome shotgun sequence, one region contains:
- the LOC125506952 gene encoding uncharacterized protein LOC125506952 isoform X3: MAIPAAEAPALDSGSTSTANDSAACLGASVTAGGGAAAAASGVGSPESVVRPFSPDTRRSDEGGAQPAAEKALSDVEFSGGVLHHVQLGRWRCGCRTRPWRGAARRLADKRAASIRRAGGSG; encoded by the exons ATGGCGATTCCAGCTGCGGAGGCGCCGGCGCTCGACTCTGG ATCGACGTCGACTGCCAACGATTCAGCAGCGTGCTTGGGGGCTTCCGTTACGGCCGGTGGCGGCGCCGCGGCGGCCGCGTCAGGAGTAGGCTCGCCGGAATCGGTCGTCCGCCCGTTCTCTCCTGATACGCGTCGGTCGGATGAGGGTGGGGCACAGCCGGCGGCGGAGAAGGCTTTATCTGATGTTGAGTTCTCCGGGGGGGTCCTGCACCATGTTCAGCTCGGGCGGTGGCGATGTGGCTGTCGGACGCGCCCATGGCGCGGCGCTGCCCGTCGTCTCGCA GACAAGAGGGCCGCAAGCATCAGACGAGCGGGCGGCAGTGGTTGA